A window of the Lactuca sativa cultivar Salinas chromosome 5, Lsat_Salinas_v11, whole genome shotgun sequence genome harbors these coding sequences:
- the LOC111910540 gene encoding mediator of RNA polymerase II transcription subunit 4: protein MLQNVPHQMIQSPARLGLPNPNSPSLQTPAPPKFTSQIPQSHPPNLHPNLQTTPTSLTLLPLLPPLQRAQSILLRMSSLTTKLFDVSPNQTQWLTSFRGSFPTFLSTQTQAPTDSIPTTTKEIISLFTTLQSQLFESVTELQEILDLQDAKQKITREIRSKDSAILAFANKLKESERVLDMLVDDYSDYRRLKRSKVEESEEDSNTTTVATRLNLNDILSYAHRISYTTFAPPEFGAGTAPLRGALPPAPQEEQMRASQLYLFADMDVGLPKSDKEKFTIEPLAENMLEGNMAIKDMLPTNIVVPSGWKPGMPVQLPTDLPILPPAGWKPGDPVALPPLDSVAVAPRMEEQQQPVHVPGFGKGPQPIQVRHVQLDIDDDSDTEYSSDDSSDDED from the coding sequence ATGTTACAAAACGTACCTCACCAGATGATACAATCTCCTGCTAGGCTAGGCCtcccaaaccctaattcaccatCTTTACAAACCCCAGCCCCTCCAAAATTCACCTCACAAATCCCACAATCACACCCACCTAACCTCCACCCAAATCTACAAACAACCCCCACCTCCCTAACCCTCCTCCCCCTCCTTCCACCACTACAAAGAGCCCAATCAATTCTCTTAAGAATGTCATCCCTCACAACAAAACTCTTTGATGTCTCCCCAAACCAAACCCAATGGCTCACCTCATTCCGCGGTTCGTTTCCCACATTCCTTTCCACCCAAACCCAAGCCCCAACCGATTCCATTCCCACCACCACAAAAGAAATCATCTCCCTCTTTACAACCCTTCAATCCCAACTCTTCGAATCCGTAACTGAACTCCAAGAAATCCTCGACCTCCAAGACGCCAAACAAAAAATAACCCGCGAAATCCGATCCAAAGATTCCGCAATTCTCGCATTTGCTAACAAACTTAAAGAATCCGAACGTGTTCTCGACATGTTAGTCGATGATTATTCCGATTATCGCCGTTTAAAAAGATCCAAAGTTGAAGAAAGTGAAGAGGATTCAAATACAACAACGGTTGCCACACGTTTAAACTTAAATGATATTTTATCGTACGCGCATAGAATAAGTTACACGACGTTTGCTCCGCCTGAGTTTGGGGCCGGGACGGCCCCCTTGCGGGGGGCTTTGCCCCCCGCACCTCAAGAGGAGCAGATGCGTGCTTCTCAGTTGTACTTATTTGCTGACATGGACGTGGGATTACCTAAATCTGATAAAGAGAAATTTACGATTGAGCCCTTGGCTGAAAATATGTTGGAGGGTAATATGGCGATTAAGGATATGCTTCCTACGAATATTGTGGTGCCGTCTGGGTGGAAGCCGGGGATGCCTGTGCAGTTGCCAACGGATCTACCGATTCTTCCGCCGGCTGGATGGAAGCCGGGGGACCCGGTGGCTTTGCCACCTTTGGACTCAGTTGCTGTTGCTCCTAGGATGGAGGAGCAACAACAACCGGTTCATGTTCCTGGGTTTGGGAAGGGACCACAACCGATACAGGTTCGACATGTGCAACTTGATATTGATGATGATAGTGATACCGAGTATAGTAGCGATGATAGTTCTGATGATGAAGATTGA
- the LOC111910523 gene encoding glycerol kinase yields MAKEETFIGSIDQGTTSTRFILYNKKAENIGSHQIEFTQFCPHAGWVEHDPMEILESMRICVSKTIDKATANGYNIDNGLKAIGITNQRETTVVWSKSTGIPLYNAIVWMDIRTSSICSELEKKLSGGRTHFLETCGLPISTYFSAMKLLWLLENVKKVKEAVEKGDALFGTIDSWLIWNLTGGINNGIHVTDVSNASRTMLMNIKTLNWDKPTLETLKIPSSILPKIISNSEVIGRVGKGWPFTGVPISGCLGDQHAAMLGQACKKGHAKCTYGTGAFILLNTGEEVIKSQHGLLTTLAFKLGKDAPTNYALEGSIAIAGAAVQWLRDSLGIISSAKEIEDLASKVESTGGVYFVPAFNGLFAPWWREDARGVIIGITRFTNKCHIARAVLESMCFQVKDVLGSMRKDVGHRNEGRNEKGEFSLRVDGGATINTMLMQFQSDILGIRVVRPSDIETTALGAAYAAGLAVGVWSEKDVFSNEERMKKDKTFSPMLSEELRKKKVDSWIKAVERTFDLADLSL; encoded by the exons ATGGCTAAAGAGGAGACGTTTATTGGATCGATAGATCAAGGAACAACAAGCACAAGATTCATCCTCTACAATAAGAAAGCTGAAAACATTGGATCCCACCAAATCGAGTTTACTCAGTTCTGCCCACATGCAGG ATGGGTGGAGCACGACCCTATGGAGATTCTCGAAAGTATGAGAATATGTGTATCAAAGACCATAGACAAAGCCACCGCTAATGGATACAACATTGACAATGGCCTCAAAGCAATCGGAATCacgaatcagagagaaaccaccGTTGTTTGGAGCAAATCCACCGGAATTCCTCTTTACAATGCAATCGTCTGGATGGATATACGAACCAGCTCCATTTGCAG CGAATTGGAGAAAAAATTATCAGGTGGAAGAACCCATTTTCTGGAAACATGTGGGTTGCCAATAAGCACGTATTTCAGCGCGATGAAACTGTTATGGCTTCTGGAGAATGTGAAGAAGGTGAAAGAAGCTGTAGAAAAAGGCGACGCATTGTTTGGAACCATTGATTCCTGGTTAATCTGGAACTTAACCGGAGGCATAAACAACGGCATCCACGTCACCGACGTGTCAAACGCATCCCGAACAATGCTTATGAACATCAAAACCTTAAATTGGGACAAACCCACATTAGAAACTCTCAAGATTCCTTCATCCATCCTCCCAAAGATCATCAGCAACTCCGAGGTCATCGGTCGCGTCGGAAAAGGATGGCCGTTCACCGGAGTTCCAATTTCCGGTTGTTTAGGCGACCAACACGCAGCGATGCTAGGGCAAGCCTGTAAAAAAGGGCATGCGAAATGCACTTATGGAACCGGCGCTTTCATACTCTTGAACACCGGTGAGGAAGTAATCAAATCGCAACATGGGTTATTGACGACTTTAGCCTTCAAGCTCGGGAAAGATGCGCCCACAAACTATGCCCTAGAAGGTTCAATCGCCATCGCCGGAGCTGCGGTGCAATGGCTAAGGGACAGTCTTGGAATTATAAGCAGTGCGAAAGAGATTGAAGATTTAGCTTCAAAGGTTGAATCTACTGGTGGGGTCTACTTTGTTCCTGCTTTCAATGGACTTTTTGCACCATGGTGGCGTGAAGATGCTCGAGGGGTTATTATTGGGATTACTCGGTTCACAAATAAATGTCATATCGCTCGAGCTGTTCTTGAAAGTATGTGTTTTCAAGTGAAAGATGTGTTGGGTTCGATGCGTAAAGATGTAGGTCATAGAAATGAAGGGAGGAATGAAAAAGGGGAGTTTTCTCTTAGGGTTGATGGTGGGGCCACTATTAACACCATGCTTATGCAGTTTCAG tCTGATATATTGGGTATACGGGTCGTGAGGCCGAGTGACATAGAGACAACTGCACTTGGAGCAGCTTATGCAGCTGGTTTAGCGGTTGGAGTTTGGAGTGAAAAAGATGTATTTTCAAATGAGGAAAGAATGAAGAAAGATAAGACTTTTAGCCCTATGTTGAGTGAGGAATTGAGGAAGAAGAAAGTGGATTCTTGGATTAAAGCTGTGGAAAGAACTTTTGACTTGGCTGATTTGTCCCTCTAG
- the LOC128126192 gene encoding uncharacterized protein LOC128126192 has translation MDDEIDTQTWEISVQSSIIEQVISKYKFKLKYGGFFRLARNSYKQLYCFGSTKSLYIDTCSYDLDHLVGKVKKHYPSQSDIVLSTIFVDKHAKEQCFIELDNDESFMVMLIMYNEEKEVTIYVTTEKLRYNPKPFSCQNQVNNEFNDENETDSICSSQESYHSLHSSDNEYELLNYGETYAYSKLNPFMKLNSKFPSVIAFRRALNHYALTNEFEYVIDKSDLTRLTACCGDKKCKWRIHVSLTQDGVTFEVSIKFDKYYIRRHCNYVNIIICFFFNFVGKEIYRNSFLYSKQQEW, from the exons ATGGATGATGAGATTGATACACAAACATGGGAAATAAGTGTTCAGTCCTCGATAATTGA GCAAGTAATATCGAAATACAAGTTCAAACTGAAATATGGAGGCTTCTTTCGGTTAGCCAGGAACTCATATAAGCAATTATATTGTTTTGGATCTACAAAATCTCTTTATATAGACACATGTTCGTACGACTTAGATCATCTAGTTGGAAAGGTGAAAAAACATTATCCATCACAAAGCGATATTGTTTTGTCAACAATATTTGTTGACAAACATGCAAAAGAGCAATGTTTTATTGAACTTGATAATGATGAAAGCTTCATGGTGATGCTTATCATGTATAATGAAGAGAAAGAAGTTACAATTTATGTGACAACCGAAAAATTAAGGTATAACCCTAAACCGTTTAGTTGTCAAAATCAAGTTAATAATGAATTTAATGATGAAAATGAGACAGACTCAATTTGTTCAAGTCAAGAAAGCTATCATAGTCTTCATAGTTCCGATAATGAATATGAGCTTCTAAATTATGGTGAAACTTATGCATATAGTAAGTTAAATCCATTTATGAAACTGAATTCTAAATTCCCAAGTGTAATTGCTTTTAGAAGAGCATTGAATCATTATGCACTAACAAATGAATTTGAGTATGTCATTGATAAAAGTGATTTGACAAGACTTACAGCATGTTGTGGAGATAAAAAGTGTAAGTGGAGAATTCATGTTTCTCTTACACAGGATGGGGTTACTTTTGAAGTAAGTATAAAATTTGATAAATACTACATTCGTCGACATTGTAATTATGTTAACataattatatgtttttttttcaattttgtagGTAAAGAAATTTATAGAAACTCGTTCTTGTACTCGAAGCAACAAGAGTGGTAA
- the LOC111910541 gene encoding triphosphate tunnel metalloenzyme 3, which produces MSRWIKNNLARLSSLSQITNSNPSASKIMEVEVKLRLPDSTAHQKLSDLLSPYHTKTHLQQNLFFDTPSLSLATTHLAALRLRFYDLDSHAILSLKAKPVIAAGISRIEEEEEFLDPSLARACAAEPWRFSTIEKSRILKRVNEEFGVDLMELVSLGGFRNVRAVHKWNGLKLELDETQFDFGVNYEIECESDDPDEAKLMLEELLNQNGICFSYSQVSKFAIFRSGKLPEFK; this is translated from the coding sequence ATGTCGCGTTGGATCAAGAATAATCTTGCAAGACTCTCTTCGCTGTCACAAATCACCAACAGCAACCCCTCCGCCTCCAAGATTATGGAAGTGGAAGTAAAGCTCCGGCTGCCGGACTCCACCGCCCATCAGAAACTTTCCGATTTACTCTCTCCTTACCACACCAAAACCCACCTCCAACAAAACCTTTTCTTCGACACCCCATCACTCTCCCTCGCCACCACTCACCTCGCCGCCCTCCGCCTCCGCTTCTACGACCTCGACTCCCACGCCATCCTCTCCCTCAAAGCCAAACCCGTCATTGCCGCCGGAATCAGTCGCATAGAGGAGGAAGAAGAGTTCCTAGACCCCTCCCTCGCCCGCGCTTGCGCCGCGGAGCCATGGCGGTTCTCCACCATCGAGAAATCCAGAATCTTGAAGAGAGTAAATGAAGAATTCGGGGTTGATCTAATGGAACTCGTGTCTCTTGGAGGGTTTAGAAATGTGAGAGCTGTTCATAAGTGGAATGGTTTGAAATTGGAATTGGATGAAACTCAGTTTGATTTTGGGGTTAATTATGAGATTGAATGCGAGAGTGATGATCCTGATGAAGCTAAATTAATGCTGGAAGAGTTGCTTAATCAAAATGGGATTTGTTTTTCTTATTCCCAGGTCTCAAAATTCGCCATATTTAGATCAGGGAAGCTGCCTGAATTCAAGTAA
- the LOC111910544 gene encoding uncharacterized protein LOC111910544 — protein MGGACSRKRDQQTNDDIVLGGVSRRYSKSGSSKWLGTSFSRASVDNKQGNTIPPSLMELCIYKISQEIDEYGTFSMLPRDISQQIFNELVYSQRLNEASLEAFLDCALQDINLGEYPGVDDTWMDVISSQGSSLLSADLSSSDVTDSGLLHIKECKNVEALNLNFCEHISDVGLGCITGLSNLTSLSLKRNTSITAKGMSVLSGLVNLSKLDLERCSGIHGGLVHLRGLKKLEALNMNCCNCITDADMKPLSDLRNLKELQISSSKVTDNGVTFLKGLHKLALLNMERCPITAACLDSLSDLVALLFLNVSRSNITDDGCDKFSKLKSLKVLNLGFNDMSDAVLAHLKGLINLESLNLDSCRIGDKGLVHLAGLVCLKCLELSDTEVGNNGLRHLSGLVNLESLNLSFTLITDGGLRHLSKLSSIRSLNLDVRQITDAGLAILTSLTGLTHLDLFCAKITDTGTNHLRNFKKLRSLEICGGGLTDAGVKNIKDLKSLMLLNLSQNSHLSDKSLEMISELTNLVSLNVSSSRITSAGLKHLTSLKKLKSLSLESTKVTANDIKRLHESHLPDLVTFRPE, from the exons ATGGGGGGAGCTTGTTCTAGAAAAAGAGACCAACAAACCAACGACGACATTGTTCTTGGAGGAGTTTCTCGAAGATATTCCAAAAGTGGAAGCTCAAAATGGCTGGGAACCTCTTTTTCTCGAGCATCTGTAGATAATAAACAAGGAAACACCATACCCCCGTCTCTCATGGAATTATGCATTTATAAAATTTCTCAA GAAATTGATGAGTATGGAACCTTCTCTATGCTTCCAAGAGATATCAGCCAACAGATTTTTAATGAATTGGTTTACTCTCAACGCCTTAACGAGGCTTCTCTTGAAGCATTTCTAGATTGTGCTTtgcag GATATAAACTTGGGTGAATATCCAGGAGTTGATGACACGTGGATGGATGTGATCTCTTCACAGGGATCATCTTTACTTTCTGCAGATCTTTCTAGTTCCGATGTTACAGATTCTGGTTTGTTACATATTAAAGAATGCAAGAATGTTGAGGCTTTAAACCTTAATTTCTGTGAACATATCTCTGATGTTGGGCTTGGATGCATTACAG gtCTTTCAAACTTGACAAGTTTGAGTTTGAAGAGGAACACAAGCATCACTGCAAAAGGAATGAGTGTGCTTTCAGGATTGGTCAATTTGTCAAAGTTGGATCTAGAAAGATGTTCTGGAATCCATGGTGGTCTTGTTCATTTAAGAG GTTTAAAAAAGCTGGAGGCACTTAATATGAACTGTTGTAATTGCATTACTGATGCTGATATGAAGCCTCTCTCAG ACCTAAGAAATTTGAAAGAATTACAAATCTCCAGCAGCAAGGTCACAGATAATGGTGTCACATTCTTGAAAG GTTTACACAAGCTTGCATTGCTGAATATGGAACGCTGCCCTATTACTGCAGCATGCCTGGATTCACTTTCAG ATCTTGTTGCTCTACTTTTTCTGAATGTAAGCAGATCTAATATCACTGATGATGGGTGTGACAAGTTTTCAA AATTGAAGTCTCTAAAAGTGCTCAACTTGGGATTCAATGATATGTCAGATgctgttttggcacacctcaaAG GTTTGATAAATTTGGAGAGCTTGAATCTGGATTCATGTAGAATTGGGGATAAAGGATTGGTTCACTTAGCAG gcCTTGTTTGTTTGAAATGTTTGGAGTTGTCTGATACAGAAGTTGGAAACAATGGTCTTCGTCATCTCTCTG GTTTGGTGAATTTGGAAAGTTTGAATCTTTCATTCACACTTATTACAGATGGAGGTTTGCGACACTTGTCAAAACTGTCAAGTATTAGATCACTTAATCTTGATGTTCGCCAAATCACAGATGCTGGACTTGCAATTCTTACAA GTTTGACCGGATTGACTCATTTGGATCTTTTCTGTGCGAAAATAACAGACACTGGAACAAATCATCTGCGCA ATTTCAAGAAGTTGCGATCATTGGAGATTTGTGGTGGAGGATTAACTGATGCTGGTGTGAAGAACATCAAGGATCTTAAATCTTTGATGCTTTTGAATCTGTCTCAAAACAGCCACCTGTCTGATAAATCTCTAGAAATGATATCTG AATTGACAAACTTGGTGTCTTTAAATGTTTCGAGTTCAAGGATAACAAGTGCAGGATTGAAGCATTTAACAAGTCTGAAGAAGTTGAAATCATTGAGCTTGGAGTCAACTAAGGTGACTGCAAATGATATAAAGAGGCTCCATGAATCCCACCTTCCTGATCTCGTGACTTTTAGGCCTGAGTAG